The Thioalbus denitrificans region TTCAAGCGGCTTTCCGACGTCTATGACGAGGAGTATGCCGCCGCCTTGGAAGAGGCTGACGGGGACGTGGAGTACGCCCGGTTCCCCGAGAACCACCGGTTCCAGGTGCCGGAGGATTGCCACTGGCAGGATGTCCGGGCCAAGAGCGCCAATATCGGCCATGCGCTCCAGAAGGCCATGCGCTGCATCGAGCAGGCCAACCCGGACACCCTGCACGGCATCTTTGGCGATGCCCAGTGGACCAACAAGGATCGCCTTTCGGACGCGCTGCTCAAGGACCTGCTCGAACACTTCTCGTCGCTCAACCTGGGCAATGAGCTCTGCAAGGCGGACATCCTCGGCCAGGCCTATGAATACCTGATCAAAAAGTTTGCCGACCTCACCAACAAGAAGGCCGGTGAGTTCTATACCCCGCGCTCTGTGGTCGCGCTGATGGTACGCATTCTTGCGCCCAAGGCCGGGGAAACCATCTATGACCCGGCATGCGGGACCGGCGGCATGCTCCTCGAGGCACTGCACCATGTCAAAGAGCATGGCGGCGACGAGCACCTCATGCTGGGCAAGCTCTACGGCCAGGAAAAGAACCTGACCACATCCTCCATCGCCCGGATGAACCTCTTCCTCCACGGCGCGGAGGATTTCCATATAGAACGCGGCGATACTCTGCGCCTGCCCGCCTTCTACTCAGGCGACAGCCTCGCCACCTTTGACTGCGTCATCGCCAATCCTCCCTTCTCCCTGGAAAAGTGGGGGGACGATGTCTGGATCAACGACCCCTACGGACGCAACTTTGCCGGGCTGCCGCCAGCCAAGTCCGGCGACTTCGCCTGGGTCCAGCACATGATCAAATCCATGGCCCGCAAGACCGGCCGCATGGCCGTGGTGCTTCCTCATGGCGTGCTGTTCCGCATGTCCAAGGAAGGCGAGATCCGGCGCAAGCTGCTGGAGATGGACATGCTCGAAGCGGTGATCGGCCTCGGTCAGAACATTTTCTATGGCACCGGTCTCGCGCCGTGCGTTCTGGTCTTCCGGGACAGCAAGCCCAAGGCGCACCGCCAGAAAGTGCTGTTCATCGACGCCTCCAAGGAGTTCAAGACCGGCCGCGCCCAGAACGAGCTGCTGCCGGAACACGTGGACAACATCCATCGCTGGTACGAGGGCTATCAGGATGTGGAAGGGATCTGCCGGGTGGTTACCCTCGACGAGATCCGCGAGAACGATTTCAACCTGAATATCCCCCGCTACGTGGAGCCGGTGATCGAGGAAGAATCCATGACCATCGATCAGGCCATCGCCAACCTCAAGGAATCGCTGCAGGCGGCGTATGCGGCCGAAGATCGGTTGAAGGCGTTGCTCGAGAAAGAGGGGTTGATGGCATGAGTAACACATCAACCAGAGTCGAACGTGCGCAGAAACCACGGAAATGTCCCGAATGCGGGCAGGCCCCTCTGGCCAGCATCCTCTATGGCATGCCCGCTTTCGATGAGGAGCTAGAACGAAAAATGAATGAAGGCCGGATCACGCTTGGCGGCTGCTGTGTCAGCGATGACGATCCAGCGTGGGAATGCACCCACTGCGGGCTCAAGATTTTCCGGAGGCAGGTGCAATGATTTCCCAATCCCAACTCGAATCCTACCTCTGGGGCGCGGCCACCCTGCTGCGCGGTTACATCGACGCCGGGGACTACAAGCAGTTCATCTTCCCGCTGCTGTTCTACAAGCGCCTGTGCGACGTGTACGACGAGGAACTGGCCGATGCGCTGGAGGAGTCCGGCGGCGATCAGGAATACGCCGCGCTTCCCGAACAGCACCGCTTCCAGATCCCGGAGGACGCCCACTGGACGTCCACCCGAACCAAGGTCAAGAACGTAGGCAAGGCCATTCAGGACGCCCTGCGGGCCATTGAGACGGCCAACCCCGACACTCTGTACGGGGTCTTCGGCGATGCCCAGTGGACCAACAAAGACCGCCTGCCGGACCGCATGCTGCGCGAGTTGATCGAGCATTTCAGCTCGCAGACGCTTTCACTCTCCAACTGCCCGGAGGATGAGCTGGGCGTGGGCTACGAGTTTCTGATCAAGAAGTTCGCCGACGATTCCGGCCACACCGCTGCGGAGTTCTATACCAACCGCACCGTGGTCCATCTGATGACCGAGATGCTCGAACCCAAACCGGGTGAGTCGATCTATGACCCCACCTGCGGGTCAGCAGGCATGCTGCTCTCCGCCGTCGCCCATTTGAAGCGGCAGAACAAGGAGTGGCGGAACCTGCGGCTGTTCGGGCAGGAGCGCAACCTGCTCACCTCCGCCATCGGCCGGATGAACCTGTTTCTTCACGGCATCGAGGACTTCCGCATTGTCCGGGGCGATACCCTGGCCAACCCAGCCTTTGTCGAAGGCGACCGGCTCATGCAGTTCGATGTGGTCCTGGCCAATCCGCCGTACTCCATCAAGCAGTGGGACCGCGATGCCTGGTCCGCCGATCCGTGGGGCCGGAACATCTACGGCACGCCGCCCCAGGGCCGTGCCGACTATGCCTTCTGGCAGCACATCATCAAGAGCATGAAGGCCAAGAGCGGTCGCTGCGCCATCCTGTTTCCGCATGGTGTCCTCTTCCGCAACGAAGAGTCGGCCATGCGCGAGAAGCTGGTCGCCCACGACGTGGTGGAGTGCGTGCTGGGTCTCGGTCCCAATCTCTTTTACAACTCGCCCATGGAAGCCTGCGTCGTCATCTGCCGGATGAACAAGCCCAAGGAACGCAGGAATAAGGTGCTCTTCATCAACGCGGTGAACGAGGTGACCCGCGAGCGGGCACAGAGCTTCCTGACTGACGATCACATCCAGCGCATTGTCGCCGCCTACCAGGCTTTTGGTGACGAGGACGGCTTTGCCCGGGTGGTCGGCAATGACGAGATCCGGGAGAAAGCCAGCAATCTCAGCATCCCGCTCTACGTGCGGGCGGACAACGGAAATGGCAATGGCAATGGCAACGGCGCGACCGAAACGGTCAGTCTCAAGCAAGCCATTGCGAACTGGCAGGAAAGTTCGATGGCATTGCGGGAGTCGATGGACGGCCTCTTCGAGGTACTTGAGGATGCACGGGTGATGGGAGGTGGCAAATGAGTGAGCAGTCCCTGAAGCCCGGCTGGAAGATGGTGAAGTTCGGCGAGGTGGTGAAGAACGCCAACCTCGTGGAACGTGATCCCGAGGCCAATGGCGTTGAAAGAATCGTCGGGCTTGAACACATCGATCCCGAGAATCTGCATGTCCGGCGCTGGAACTCTGTTGTGGATGGCACCTCGTTTACCCGCAAGTTCGTACCGGGACAGACGCTCTTCGGTAAGCGCCGGGCCTATCAACGCAAGGTCGCCTACGCTGAGTTTGAAGGCATTTGCTCCGGGGATATCCTGACGTTCGAGCCGAAGAACAGAAAGGTTCTACTGCCGGAGCTTCTGCCATTTATCTGCCAGAGCGATGCCTTCTTCGATCATGCGCTTGACACCTCGGCCGGATCGCTGTCGCCGAGAACCAGTTGGACGGCATTGAAGGACTTTGAATTCTCGCTGCCGCCGCTTGACGAACAGAAGCGTATTGCCGAGATTCTGTGGGCGGCCGATGAGGCGGTGGAGTCATGGAATAGTTGTCAATCAAGTTTGCAGCGTTTAATCGAATCTGTTGTTGAAGAGACGGCAAAAAATGCTCGTGACAAAGGTTGGGCTTTCAAAGCTCTTGGGGATGTCGCAACCGTTGAACGTGGGAAGTTTTCACATCGACCGCGAAATTTGCCTCAGTTTTATGGAGGGCCATATCCTTTTGCGCAAACAGGAGATGTGCATCGTGCAAAGGGCTTCATCAGGGATTTCGAATACACGTTGACCGATGAAGGGAAGCATTACAGCAAGAGCTTTCCCTCTGGCACCATCCTAATCACAATCGCGGCCGTCATCGGTGCTACAGCTATTACAGAAGCTGAAACCTGGGCTACTGACAGTGTTGTTGGGATTGTTCCCGGAGATGAAATCAACGTCTATTTTCTTGAGTATTTTTTGAGGACGCAGCGTCACTATCTCGAAAACGTTGCAGCGACCCAAACAGCTCAGAAGAATATCAATCTGCAAATTCTGCGACCACTCCAGGTGCCGGTTCCACCGTTGGCGGTTCAAGAATCTATCGTTCAGAAAATCGCAAAAATACAGGCTCAAATAGACCTTTTGGAAAGCCATTTGGCGAGCTGTCGCGGTCTGATTAAGTCAACGACAAATGGTATGGGGGCTATTCATGTTTAACGAAGAAAATACGGTCGAACAGATGGTTCTCGACACGCTCTGCGGCGGCGTGACTTCGAACATGGTTGCCGAAGAGCTTGCGAGCTACGGCGGCGAAGTCAAAAGCTGGCGCTTCGTGTCCGCCGAGGAGCTGCCCCGTCAGCACTCCGACGTGCTGGTGGAGTCGATGGTGCGCGACGCCCTCATCCGCCTGAACCCGGAAATCAAGGCCCAGCCCGACCGCGCCGACGAGGTGCTCTACCGCCTGCGGACCATTCCGCTGTCGGTACAGAGCGAAGGCCTGGTGCGGGCCAACGAACTGTTTGCCGAATGGCTGCGGGGCGAGAAGTCCATGCCCTTCGGCGAGCGCGGCGAACACACGCCGGTACGGCTGATCGACTTCGAGAACCTGAGCAACAACGATTACGTGGTCACCAACCAGTGGGTCTATCCGGTCAAGGAAGGCGGCCGCCGCTTCGACATCATCATGCTGGTCAACGGCATCCCGCTGGTGGTCGGCGAGGCCAAGACGCCGGTGCGCCCGGCGGTGACCTGGGTGGACGGGGCCAGCGACATCCATAACGGCTACGAACAGAGCGTGCCACAGATGTTCGTGCCCAACGTCCTCTCCTTTGCCACCGAGGGCAAGTGCTATCGCTACGGCTCGGTACGCATGCCCATCGATATCTGGGGGCCGTGGCACGAAGGCGAGAACAAGGCCGAGGGGACGCTTGCGGATGTGCAGCGTTCCATCCGCTCCATGCTGCGCCCCCATGTGGTGCTGGACATCCTGCAGAACTTCACCCTGTTCGCCACCGACAAGAAACACCGGCGCATCAAGATCATCTGCCGCTATCAGCAGTACGAGGGCGCTAACCTGATGGTCGCCCGCGTGGTCAAAGGCTACCCCAAGAAGGGCCTGATCTGGCACTTCCAGGGCTCGGGCAAGTCGCTGCTGATGGTGTTCGCGGCGCAGAAGCTGCGGATGCACCGCAAGCTCGGCAACCCCACGGTGATGATCGTGGTGGACCGCATCGACCTGGACACCCAGATCACCGCCACCTTCAATGCCGCCGATATCCCGAACATGATCGGGGCCGCCACCCGGCAGGAGCTGCAAAGCCTGCTGGCGGCCGATACCCGCAAGATCATCATCACCACCATACACAAGTTTGGTGAGGCGGACGGCCGCCTGAACGAGCGCTCGAACATCATAGTGATGGTGGACGAGGCGCACCGCACCCAGGAAGGCGATCTGGGCCGCAAGATGCGCGACGCGCTGCCTAACGCCTTTCTCTTTGGTCTGACCGGTACGCCGATCAACAAGCGGGACCGCAACACCTTCTGGGCCTTCGGCGCGGACGAGGATGAGCAGGGCTATATGAGCCGCTACTCGTTCCAGGACTCGATCCGGGACAAGGCCACGCTGCCGCTGCATTTCGAGGCGGTAGACGTGAAGCTGAAAATCAACAAGGACGCCATTGACGAAGCCTACTCGCAGATGACCGATGAGCTGAGCGAGCTGGATCGTGACGACCTGGCCAAACG contains the following coding sequences:
- a CDS encoding type I restriction-modification system subunit M — its product is MRRKNGNDNSVALDIGTLSGHLWEAANILRGPVDAADFKTYIFPLLFFKRLSDVYDEEYAAALEEADGDVEYARFPENHRFQVPEDCHWQDVRAKSANIGHALQKAMRCIEQANPDTLHGIFGDAQWTNKDRLSDALLKDLLEHFSSLNLGNELCKADILGQAYEYLIKKFADLTNKKAGEFYTPRSVVALMVRILAPKAGETIYDPACGTGGMLLEALHHVKEHGGDEHLMLGKLYGQEKNLTTSSIARMNLFLHGAEDFHIERGDTLRLPAFYSGDSLATFDCVIANPPFSLEKWGDDVWINDPYGRNFAGLPPAKSGDFAWVQHMIKSMARKTGRMAVVLPHGVLFRMSKEGEIRRKLLEMDMLEAVIGLGQNIFYGTGLAPCVLVFRDSKPKAHRQKVLFIDASKEFKTGRAQNELLPEHVDNIHRWYEGYQDVEGICRVVTLDEIRENDFNLNIPRYVEPVIEEESMTIDQAIANLKESLQAAYAAEDRLKALLEKEGLMA
- a CDS encoding type I restriction-modification system subunit M gives rise to the protein MISQSQLESYLWGAATLLRGYIDAGDYKQFIFPLLFYKRLCDVYDEELADALEESGGDQEYAALPEQHRFQIPEDAHWTSTRTKVKNVGKAIQDALRAIETANPDTLYGVFGDAQWTNKDRLPDRMLRELIEHFSSQTLSLSNCPEDELGVGYEFLIKKFADDSGHTAAEFYTNRTVVHLMTEMLEPKPGESIYDPTCGSAGMLLSAVAHLKRQNKEWRNLRLFGQERNLLTSAIGRMNLFLHGIEDFRIVRGDTLANPAFVEGDRLMQFDVVLANPPYSIKQWDRDAWSADPWGRNIYGTPPQGRADYAFWQHIIKSMKAKSGRCAILFPHGVLFRNEESAMREKLVAHDVVECVLGLGPNLFYNSPMEACVVICRMNKPKERRNKVLFINAVNEVTRERAQSFLTDDHIQRIVAAYQAFGDEDGFARVVGNDEIREKASNLSIPLYVRADNGNGNGNGNGATETVSLKQAIANWQESSMALRESMDGLFEVLEDARVMGGGK
- a CDS encoding restriction endonuclease subunit S gives rise to the protein MSEQSLKPGWKMVKFGEVVKNANLVERDPEANGVERIVGLEHIDPENLHVRRWNSVVDGTSFTRKFVPGQTLFGKRRAYQRKVAYAEFEGICSGDILTFEPKNRKVLLPELLPFICQSDAFFDHALDTSAGSLSPRTSWTALKDFEFSLPPLDEQKRIAEILWAADEAVESWNSCQSSLQRLIESVVEETAKNARDKGWAFKALGDVATVERGKFSHRPRNLPQFYGGPYPFAQTGDVHRAKGFIRDFEYTLTDEGKHYSKSFPSGTILITIAAVIGATAITEAETWATDSVVGIVPGDEINVYFLEYFLRTQRHYLENVAATQTAQKNINLQILRPLQVPVPPLAVQESIVQKIAKIQAQIDLLESHLASCRGLIKSTTNGMGAIHV
- a CDS encoding type I restriction endonuclease subunit R, translated to MFNEENTVEQMVLDTLCGGVTSNMVAEELASYGGEVKSWRFVSAEELPRQHSDVLVESMVRDALIRLNPEIKAQPDRADEVLYRLRTIPLSVQSEGLVRANELFAEWLRGEKSMPFGERGEHTPVRLIDFENLSNNDYVVTNQWVYPVKEGGRRFDIIMLVNGIPLVVGEAKTPVRPAVTWVDGASDIHNGYEQSVPQMFVPNVLSFATEGKCYRYGSVRMPIDIWGPWHEGENKAEGTLADVQRSIRSMLRPHVVLDILQNFTLFATDKKHRRIKIICRYQQYEGANLMVARVVKGYPKKGLIWHFQGSGKSLLMVFAAQKLRMHRKLGNPTVMIVVDRIDLDTQITATFNAADIPNMIGAATRQELQSLLAADTRKIIITTIHKFGEADGRLNERSNIIVMVDEAHRTQEGDLGRKMRDALPNAFLFGLTGTPINKRDRNTFWAFGADEDEQGYMSRYSFQDSIRDKATLPLHFEAVDVKLKINKDAIDEAYSQMTDELSELDRDDLAKRAAKMAVLIKAPVRVNAICQHIVKHFQEKVEPNGFKAQVVTFDRECCVLYKKAMDELVGPEASAIVMHTQGGKSDQYAEWKLAKDEEEKLLDRFRDPNDPLKFLIVTSKLLTGFDAPILQVMYLDKPMKDHNLLQAICRTNRVYPGKTHGLIVDYLGIFDDVATALDFDEKAVQKVITNLDELKKELPGVVARCLAFFPGVDRTVGGYEGLIAAQDCLPNNETRDKFAAEYSVLSRLWEALSPDPCLGPYEKDYKWLTQVYESVKPPSGHGKLLWHALGAKTIELVHENVAIEEVRDDLETLVMDAEVLEGLLEVKDPDKKSKEIEIKLIARLRKHKSDPTFVALGERLEKLRERHEQGLLHSLDFLKELLTLAKEVVQAEKQVDPVDEQAKAKAALTELFAEVKGTKTPVIVERIVNDIDEIVGKVKFPGWQDTKAGEREVQKALRKVVYVKYKIKDQDLFDKAFGYIRQYY